One window of the Solanum stenotomum isolate F172 chromosome 11, ASM1918654v1, whole genome shotgun sequence genome contains the following:
- the LOC125844090 gene encoding ABC transporter B family member 21-like → MVYLAMASGVAALLQVSCWMLTAERQAARLRVLYLRSTLRQDVSFFDKEVNTGEVIGKMSGDIFVIQDAMGEKVGRLIRYMTMFIGGFVTAFIKGWHLALVMISPIVPLAIVLGVMYLFMSRKASLSQKAYSNAANVVEQTISSIRTVASFTGEKEACEKYNKSLEKAYRSGVYEGLASGLGMGSANFILFCNYALAFWYGGKLVLEKGYTGGSVLSVTLAVLTASMSIGEASPCLAAFTAGKAAAYKMFEIIKRNPEIDVYNNSGIILDDIRGEIEIKHVCFSYPSRPTERILNDFSLLIPSGKSTALVGGSGSGKSTIISLIERFYDPQSGEIFVDGRNLKEFQVKWIRQKIALVSQEPTLFATSIKENIAYGKDGATKEEIEAAIEMANAAKFINRLPEGIETNVGERGTQLSGGQKQRIAIARAILKDPRILLLDEATSALDAESERVVQEALDKIMVDRTTIIVAHRLSTVRNADNIAVVHQGKIVEEGKHFELLKNPQGAYSQLIRLQEVSQAKEQLCRDDAQHFSTELRPESRNNDNITVIEEIPETRLAESSDINSEESKKLEKNPVTRLAHLNKSEFPIILVGAIIAIISGCVLPVFGLILSNTVKSFYEPPEDLKKDSQFWSLMIVVLATVLLITSPLETLFFTVAGCKLIRRIRSMCFQKVVHMEIGWFDKTENSVGRLATKLSTDAAIVRVLVGDVLAKITKDIAAATVAALIAFQASWLLSLLLISMIPFMIGNLYLHGKLTQGFGSDSKKLYEQASQIANDAVANIRTIASFSAEEKVVELYTKASDIKGKTKKGMISGISYAVTTTFLFLVYAASGYAGARLIQDGKITFTDHFRVFFAVFLAALSVSQSSFILNDLKRAKSAAASIFSILDRKSKIDSSKEDGLILNQSKGVIEFKQVCFAYATRPDIQVLNGFNLTISSGQSVALVGESGCGKSTVISLLQRYYNFSSGQIMLDGIDIQNFNLKWLRHQMGLVSQEPVLFNDTIRANIMYGKEAEEATEAELIAATKLANAHKFISGIQQGYDTIVGERAVKLSGGQKQRIAIARAIMKNPKILLLDEATSALDAESERIVQMALDQIMVNRTTIIVAHRLSTIKEADIICVVKNGAIVEQGNHDTLISNENGQYTSLVKHHMGSI, encoded by the exons ATGGTTTATTTGGCCATGGCTTCAGGTGTAGCAGCATTGCTTC AGGTGTCATGTTGGATGCTTACTGCAGAGCGACAAGCTGCACGACTAAGGGTATTGTATTTAAGAAGTACTCTGCGACAAGATGTTAGTTTCTTTGATAAGGAAGTAAATACAGGGGAAGTTATTGGGAAAATGTCTGGTGACATTTTTGTCATACAAGATGCTATGGGCGAGAAG GTAGGGAGGCTCATAAGGTACATGACAATGTTTATAGGAGGATTTGTTACTGCGTTCATCAAGGGGTGGCATCTAGCACTTGTTATGATTTCACCCATTGTTCCACTGGCGATAGTTCTTGGTGTCATGTACCTCTTCATGTCTAGAAAGGCTTCGCTTTCACAAAAAGCTTATTCTAATGCAGCCAATGTAGTTGAGCAAACAATTAGTTCCATCAGAACA GTTGCATCGTTCACAGGTGAAAAGGAGGCTTGCGAGAAGTATAATAAGTCCTTAGAGAAGGCATACAGATCTGGTGTATATGAAGGACTTGCAAGTGGCTTAGGCATGGGATCAGCCAATTTTATTCTCTTCTGCAATTATGCTTTGGCTTTTTGGTATGGTGGAAAGTTGGTCTTGGAGAAAGGATACACAGGAGGTTCAGTGTTGAGCGTAACTCTAGCTGTGTTAACTGCTTCAAT GTCAATAGGTGAGGCATCTCCTTGCTTAGCAGCATTTACAGCAGGGAAAGCTGCTGCTTACAAGATGTTTGAGATTATAAAAAGAAATCCAGAGATTGATGTGTACAACAATAGTGGGATAATTTTGGATGACATCCGTGGAGAGATAGAGATAAAACATGTCTGTTTTAGCTATCCAAGTAGACCAACAGAGAGAATACTCAACGATTTTTCATTGTTAATCCCAAGTGGAAAATCTACTGCTTTGGTTGGTGGAAGTGGAAGTGGGAAGTCCACAATTATTAGTTTAATTGAGAGATTCTATGATCCACAATCAGGTGAAATTTTTGTAGACGGACGTAATCTCAAAGAGTTTCAGGTTAAGTGGATTAGACAGAAAATTGCTCTAGTAAGTCAAGAACCTACATTGTTTGCAACTAGTATCAAGGAAAATATTGCATATGGGAAAGATGGAGCCACCAAAGAAGAAATTGAAGCAGCAATTGAGATGGCAAATGCAGCCAAATTTATTAATAGGCTACCTGAg GGAATAGAGACAAATGTCGGTGAACGTGGAACTCAACTCTCTGGTGGACAAAAGCAGAGAATTGCTATAGCAAGGGCAATTCTGAAAGACCCTCGTATTTTACTTCTAGATGAGGCAACAAGTGCTCTAGATGCTGAGTCAGAGAGAGTTGTACAAGAAGCACTTGACAAAATTATGGTTGATAGAACAACCATAATAGTCGCACATCGCTTAAGTACAGTGAGGAATGCTGATAATATTGCTGTCGTTCATCAAGGCAAAATTGTTGAGGAAG GTAAACACTTTGAGCTATTGAAAAATCCACAGGGAGCATACTCGCAACTTATTCGCTTGCAGGAAGTATCTCAAGCAAAAGAGCAACTTTGCCGGGATGATGCACAACATTTTTCTACTGAGTTAAGACCGGAATCCAGAAACAATGATAATATTACAGTAATTGAAGAAATTCCTGAGACTAGATTGGCAGAAAGCTCAGATATTAATTCAGAAGAATCTAaaaagcttgaaaagaatccaGTTACTCGCCTTGCGCATCTTAATAAGTCGGAGTTTCCTATAATTCTTGTGGGAGCAATAATTGCAATAATATCGGGTTGTGTACTCCCCGTTTTTGGACTAATTTTGTCCAACACTGTTAAATCATTTTATGAGCCACCGGAGGATCTAAAGAAAGATTCACAATTTTGGTCACTCATGATTGTGGTTCTTGCAACAGTACTTCTGATTACATCTCCACTAGAGACACTATTTTTTACTGTGGCTGGTTGTAAGTTGATCCGACGAATTAGATCAATGTGCTTTCAAAAGGTTGTCCACATGgaaattggttggtttgataagaCAGAGAACTCAGTTGGAAGGCTAGCCACAAAGCTCTCTACTGATGCAGCTATTGTTCGAGTTCTAGTAGGGGATGTATTGGCAAAAATAACTAAAGATATTGCAGCTGCAACTGTTGCGGCATTGATTGCTTTTCAAGCAAGTTGGTTGTTGTCTCTTCTTCTTATATCCATGATACCATTCATGATAGGCAACCTTTATCTTCATGGCAAGCTCACTCAAGGGTTTGGTTCAGACTCCAAG aAGTTGTACGAGCAAGCAAGTCAGATAGCCAACGATGCAGTCGCAAATATAAgaacaattgcttctttttctGCAGAAGAGAAGGTAGTGGAGTTATATACGAAGGCAAGTGACATTAAGGGAAAGACAAAAAAAGGAATGATCAGTGGGATTAGTTACGCTGTTACAACTACATTTTTATTCCTTGTATATGCAGCAAGTGGTTATGCTGGAGCTCGACTTATACAAGATGGCAAAATTACATTTACTGATCATTTTCGC GTTTTCTTTGCTGTGTTTTTAGCAGCATTAAGTGTTTCTCAGTCAAGCTTCATCCTTAATGATTTAAAAAGAGCTAAGAGTGCTGCTGCttcaatattttctatattaGATAGAAAATCAAAGATAGATTCGAGTAAAGAGGATGGTTTAATTTTAAACCAAAGCAAAGGAGTGATAGAGTTTAAACAGGTATGCTTTGCATATGCAACGAGGCCAGACATCCAAGTTCTTAATGGCTTCAACTTGACAATTTCGAGTGGACAG TCAGTTGCTTTAGTCGGAGAAAGTGGCTGCGGGAAGTCTACAGTGATTTCACTCTTACAAcgatattataatttttcttcGGGCCAAATTATGCTTGACGGGATTgacattcaaaatttcaatttgaaatgGCTGAGGCATCAAATGGGGCTTGTGAGCCAAGAACCAGTTCTGTTTAATGACACAATCCGAGCCAACATAATGTATGGAAAGGAAGCTGAAGAGGCAACTGAAGCAGAATTAATCGCTgcaacaaaattagcaaatgccCACAAGTTCATTTCTGGCATACAACAG GGGTACGATACCATAGTTGGAGAGCGAGCTGTTAAGCTTTCAGGTGGTCAGAAACAACGAATTGCCATTGCACGAGCTATTATGAAGAATCCAAAAATATTGTTACTGGATGAAGCTACGAGTGCACTCGATGCAGAATCTGAAAGGATTGTCCAAATGGCATTAGACCAAATCATGGTAAATCGAACTACGATCATTGTAGCACACAGATTATCAACAATCAAGGAAGCAGACATAATTTGTGTGGTGAAAAATGGAGCCATTGTAGAACAAGGAAACCATGATACTCTTATTAGTAATGAAAATGGACAATATACCTCTCTTGTCAAACATCATATGGGatctatctaa